In Desulfoplanes formicivorans, a genomic segment contains:
- a CDS encoding ABC transporter ATP-binding protein: MMIHVEHLTRRYGEFIAVNDVSFSIGKGEVVGLLGHNGAGKTTIMKMITGFLEPTQGSIVIDGLGIDTDTAAIQSRIGYLPENCPLWPEMTVIDYLMYQAGLHGVSPHLRQDAVARAIRRTALKAKATAPIHTLSRGYRQRVGVAQAILHDPDIVILDEPTNGLDPTQIFHMRNLITELAETATVLVSTHILQEVQAVCERVLIVRSGRLVVDADLDTLQQSHALIVAVDGDAGNILSGIEGVATSTELGSENGLWRYRVAAEPATAPRIAHTLMQAGFALHQLQPEHQNLETVFAQVNEEVAHA; encoded by the coding sequence ATGATGATTCATGTTGAGCATCTGACCCGGCGTTACGGCGAGTTCATCGCGGTAAACGATGTCAGTTTTTCCATTGGGAAAGGCGAGGTGGTGGGTCTGCTCGGTCATAATGGAGCAGGCAAGACAACCATCATGAAAATGATCACGGGATTTCTCGAACCCACCCAGGGCAGTATCGTCATAGACGGCCTTGGCATTGACACCGACACGGCCGCCATTCAGTCCCGCATAGGCTATCTGCCTGAAAACTGCCCTCTCTGGCCTGAAATGACGGTCATTGATTACCTGATGTACCAGGCAGGGTTGCATGGGGTTTCCCCTCATCTGCGTCAGGATGCCGTTGCCAGGGCAATCCGTCGCACGGCACTGAAGGCCAAGGCAACAGCACCCATTCACACCCTGTCCCGCGGCTACAGACAACGGGTGGGCGTGGCCCAGGCCATTCTTCACGATCCCGACATTGTCATTCTTGATGAGCCTACCAATGGCCTTGACCCCACCCAGATTTTCCACATGCGCAACCTGATCACCGAACTTGCCGAAACAGCCACAGTGTTGGTTTCAACGCATATCCTCCAGGAGGTCCAGGCCGTGTGTGAACGGGTTCTGATTGTGCGCAGCGGCCGGCTTGTGGTGGATGCGGACCTGGACACCCTGCAGCAGAGCCATGCGCTGATTGTGGCGGTCGACGGCGATGCCGGCAACATCCTTTCCGGCATTGAAGGGGTGGCCACCAGCACGGAACTTGGAAGTGAAAACGGACTGTGGCGGTATCGGGTGGCAGCAGAACCAGCAACGGCTCCCCGCATTGCCCATACCCTGATGCAGGCTGGATTTGCCTTGCACCAATTGCAACCGGAACATCAGAATCTTGAAACGGTTTTTGCCCAGGTCAATGAGGAGGTGGCCCATGCGTAA
- a CDS encoding Hsp20/alpha crystallin family protein has translation MNIEKLNPWNWFKKEEEHGSTVIPVARGRVQEHDFAHSLNQFHQEFDRLFEQALHRFGLPFWGQETSPAARLSGGMFKPSLDLGVTDKEYSIAVEIPGVDEKDIKLEIVNDTLMIHGEKKQVSEDKGKNFYRLERSYGSFQRMLSLPEDADQNGVKARFSKGVLTVTFPRKSVPASQVREIEVTTSDD, from the coding sequence ATGAACATTGAAAAATTGAATCCATGGAATTGGTTTAAGAAAGAAGAAGAGCACGGAAGCACGGTCATTCCTGTTGCACGCGGACGTGTTCAGGAGCATGATTTTGCCCATTCCCTGAATCAATTTCACCAGGAATTTGACCGGCTCTTTGAGCAGGCCCTGCATCGTTTCGGCCTGCCGTTCTGGGGGCAGGAGACTTCTCCGGCCGCACGCCTTTCCGGGGGCATGTTCAAGCCCAGCCTGGATTTGGGTGTCACGGACAAGGAATACTCCATTGCGGTGGAGATTCCCGGAGTGGACGAGAAGGATATCAAGCTGGAGATTGTCAATGATACCCTGATGATCCACGGCGAAAAGAAACAGGTCTCCGAGGACAAGGGCAAGAATTTTTACAGGCTGGAACGGTCCTATGGCTCGTTTCAGCGGATGCTCTCCCTTCCTGAAGATGCGGATCAAAACGGCGTCAAGGCACGTTTCAGCAAAGGAGTATTAACGGTTACCTTCCCCCGCAAATCCGTGCCTGCCTCCCAGGTCAGAGAAATCGAGGTTACAACCTCTGATGATTGA